One segment of Tenrec ecaudatus isolate mTenEca1 chromosome 1, mTenEca1.hap1, whole genome shotgun sequence DNA contains the following:
- the LOC142437279 gene encoding mitochondrial import receptor subunit TOM5 homolog has translation MFRIEGLAPKLDPEEMKRKMREDVLSSIRNFLIYVALLRVTPFILKKLESI, from the coding sequence ATGTTTCGGATCGAGGGCCTCGCGCCGAAGCTGGACCCCGAGGAAATGAAACGGAAGATGCGCGAGGACGTGCTCTCCTCCATTAGGAACTTTCTTATTTACGTGGCCCTGCTGCGAGTCACTCCATTTATCTTAAAGAAATTGGAGAGTATATGA